The following are from one region of the Simiduia agarivorans SA1 = DSM 21679 genome:
- a CDS encoding SDR family NAD(P)-dependent oxidoreductase has protein sequence MDKLLDFTGQVTLITGAAQGFGALLARALGERGAKLVLGDVKKEALQGVVADLQKDGIEAIALDCNVAIEAQCKAMVDTAIEQFGRLDIAVNNAGIGQPLELTEDVDDATFDAQWKVNVMGVQYGMRHQIKAMKPKGSGTILNVSSMAGLGGAPRLAAYSAAKHAVIGLSKTAAVETAALGIRVNAICPFFSLTPLVTNSALAAAGLDQAKAQLSRGAPMKRLAEPEEIVNTMVLLLSPGNTYLTGQAIAVDGGVSAM, from the coding sequence ATGGATAAACTACTGGATTTTACCGGCCAAGTGACTCTGATTACTGGTGCTGCTCAAGGCTTCGGCGCACTGCTCGCGCGTGCGCTGGGTGAACGAGGGGCCAAATTGGTGCTGGGCGACGTTAAAAAGGAGGCCCTGCAGGGCGTGGTGGCCGATCTGCAAAAAGACGGTATCGAAGCAATTGCCCTGGACTGCAACGTAGCCATCGAAGCCCAATGCAAGGCCATGGTGGATACGGCGATAGAACAATTTGGCCGTCTGGATATTGCGGTAAACAACGCAGGCATTGGCCAGCCACTGGAATTAACGGAAGATGTGGACGATGCGACTTTCGACGCCCAGTGGAAAGTGAATGTGATGGGCGTGCAGTACGGTATGCGACATCAGATCAAAGCCATGAAGCCCAAAGGCAGTGGCACCATTCTCAATGTGAGCTCCATGGCAGGATTGGGCGGTGCACCACGCCTGGCAGCCTATTCAGCCGCAAAACACGCCGTAATCGGTCTGAGCAAAACGGCAGCGGTAGAAACCGCGGCGCTGGGCATTCGCGTCAACGCCATTTGCCCGTTCTTCTCTCTGACACCATTGGTCACCAATTCGGCACTGGCTGCAGCTGGCTTGGATCAGGCTAAGGCTCAATTGAGCCGCGGCGCGCCCATGAAACGACTCGCGGAACCGGAAGAAATTGTGAACACCATGGTATTGTTGTTGTCTCCGGGCAACACCTATTTAACCGGCCAGGCCATCGCCGTGGACGGTGGTGTGTCTGCTATGTAG